From the genome of Calliopsis andreniformis isolate RMS-2024a unplaced genomic scaffold, iyCalAndr_principal scaffold0022, whole genome shotgun sequence, one region includes:
- the Hil gene encoding peptidase hillarin has protein sequence MYRPNFYESTCLRCAQTVYQVDRVGPLKDFTFFHAGCFKCAICGTKLTLKTYYNNQHTINDKEVYCSSHVPKPGPGTLDGSSVGIRSALNVPRSGYVNEQIRAGGAHLNGHGSPPATNSSQRDLHGNTGGGASSPYNHNYTGDGSYQYGRFDASALHIAHALKQTELQKGYSKAREKPIDYYLDRDEQTRLEMKHRKEEDDLYRKFAHHREEEDRRIREEFRDEWEKELEQLSARWEREKGGRGRTQQFQQEKEDLEKNMTLRRDKKKESLTRKMLEHERAATAALVEKQSSEMLELINEARSEYMRQESLYLDEGDGYAQEAPPMPYPSRAPPPQPPALAKYHIYNDPLEFADMDQIAISVAQEDQKTFTDLVRQLVSRCGSDIEKARTIFRWITVKNLNTMQFDENLRGDTPMGLLRGIKHGTESYHVLFKRLCSYAGLHCVVIKGYSKSAGYQPGVCFEDNRFRNSWNAVYVAGAWRFVQCNWGARHLVNAKEVPRPGQPKAKSDSLRYEYDDHYFLTDPREFIYEFFPLQEDWQLLKQPISLKDFEELPFVRSLFFRYGLYFPDTNTNAVMYTDSTGAATVRIAMPAHMQSSLIFHYNLKFYDNDGDGYDGVSLKRFVMQSVVGNIVAFRVHAPCSGAFLLDIFANAVTPKEYLTGEPMKFKSVCKFKIACEELQTVMVPLPDCASGEWGPTKATRLFGLIPITHQEALVFAGRELEIQFRMSRPLTDFMATLHKNGIEEKRLSKYVTHSIADDDVVTFSISFPEEGQYGLDIYTRESTSPTNVPHDITGEKHLLTHCCKYLINSSKRN, from the exons ATGTACAGGCCCAATTTCTACGAGAGCACGTGTCTGAGGTGCGCTCAGACCGTGTACCAGGTGGACAGGGTGGGCCCGCTCAAGGACTTCACGTTCTTCCACGCGGGGTGCTTCAAGTGCGCGATCTGCGGCACCAAGCTGACCCTGAAGACCTACTATAATAACCAGCACACGATTAATGATAAAGAAGTGTACTGCAGCAGCCACGTGCCCAAACCGGGCCCAGGCACCTTGGATGGGTCCAGCGTGGGCATTAGGAGCGCTCTGAACGTGCCCAGGAGTGGTTACGTCAACGAGCAGATCAGGGCTGGCGGTGC GCACCTAAACGGACACGGTTCACCGCCGGCGACGAACTCTTCCCAACGTGATCTCCATGGGAATACGGGCGGGGGCGCATCCTCGCCTTACAACCACAATTACACGGGGGATGGTAGCTACCAGTACGGGAGATTCGACGCGAGCGCGCTCCACATCGCCCATGCCCTTAAGCAGACGGAACTACAGAAGGGCTACAGCAAGGCACGCGAGAAGCCCATCGATTATTATCTG GATCGAGATGAACAGACACGTTTGGAGATGAAGCACCGTAAGGAGGAGGATGATCTCTACCGGAAGTTTGCTCACCACCGCGAGGAAGAGGACAGAAGAATTCGAGAGGAGTTCAGG gaTGAGTGGGAGAAAGAGTTAGAGCAATTATCAGCGAGATGGGAACGAGAAAAAGGCGGAAGAGGTCGGACCCAGCAATTTCAGCAAGAGAAAGAGGACTTGGAGAAGAACATGACTCTCCGCAGGGACAAGAAGAAGGAAAGTCTCACGCGCAAAATGCTCGAGCACGAAAG GGCGGCGACCGCAGCGTTGGTGGAGAAACAGAGCTCGGAGATGCTAGAGCTGATCAATGAGGCGAGAAGCGAGTATATGCGCCAGGAGAGCCTGTATCTCGACGAAGGGGACGGTTATGCCCAGGAAGCGCCTCCTATGCCTTATCCGTCGCGTGCGCCACCCCCTCAACCACCCGCCCTCGCCAAGTATCACATCTACAATGATCCTCTGGAGTTTGCTGACATGGATCAGATAGCTATTTCG GTGGCACAGGAAGATCAGAAGACCTTTACAGACCTAGTACGACAGTTGGTGAGCAGATGCGGCTCGGATATAGAGAAGGCCAGGACAATATTCCGATGGATCACCGTGAAGAATCTAAACACGATGCAGTTCGATGAAAATCTCCGCGGTGACACGCCCATGGGGTTGCTCAGGGGAATAAAACACGGGACCGAAAGTTACCACGTTCTGTTCAAGCGACTGTGCAG CTACGCAGGGCTGCACTGCGTGGTGATAAAGGGGTACAGCAAGTCAGCCGGTTATCAGCCGGGTGTCTGTTTCGAGGACAATCGATTCCGAAACAGTTGGAACGCGGTCTATGTTGCTGGCGCGTGGAGATTCGTTCAGTGCAACTGGGGGGCAAGACATCTTGTCAATGCCAAAGAAGTACCTCGTCCTGGTCAACCGAAAGCCAAGAGCGATAGTCTCAG ATACGAATACGATGACCACTATTTCCTGACTGACCCGCGAGAGTTCATTTACGAGTTCTTCCCTCTGCAAGAGGACTGGCAATTGCTCAAACAACCGATTTCACTTAAAGACTTCGAGGAGCTGCCTTTCGTGAGATCCTTGTTCTTCAG GTACGGCCTCTACTTTCCGGATACGAACACGAACGCCGTTATGTACACGGATTCGACTGGCGCCGCGACTGTCAGGATAGCTATGCCTGCTCACATGCAGTCGTCCCTTATATTCCATTATAATCTCAAGTTCTACGATAACGATGGCGATGGATACGACGGCGTGTCCCTCAAGCGTTTCGTCATGCAG TCTGTCGTTGGCAACATAGTCGCCTTCAGGGTGCACGCGCCTTGCTCAGGGGCTTTCTTATTGGATATATTCGCGAACGCTGTGACACCGAAAGAATACTTGACAGGGGAACCGATGAAGTTTAAAAGTGTATGCAAGTTCAAGATCGCTTGTGAAGAGTTGCAAACCGTGATGGTACCTCTGCCAGACTGTGCTAGTGGAGAGTGGGGACCCACCAAGGCGACGAGGCTCTTTGGACTGATACCTATCACTCATCAG GAGGCCCTAGTGTTCGCTGGTCGCGAGCTAGAGATCCAATTTCGAATGTCAAGACCATTGACCGACTTCATGGCAACTCTCCACAAGAATGGTATCGAGGAGAAACGTCTGTCCAAATACGTCACGCACTCGATCGCCGACGACGACGTGGTCACTTTCTCGATCAGCTTTCCCGAGGAGGGCCAGTACGGTCTGGACATTTACACGAGGGAATCGACCAGCCCCACGAACGTCCCGCACGACATCACAGGTGAAAAGCACCTGCTCACGCACTGCTGCAAGTATCTGATCAACTCCAGCAAGAGGAACTAG